In Amia ocellicauda isolate fAmiCal2 chromosome 5, fAmiCal2.hap1, whole genome shotgun sequence, a genomic segment contains:
- the rps10 gene encoding small ribosomal subunit protein eS10: MAAPEDKTDSVLGLCTANVTSRCINVHSAHAPSFPAPVPYQAAEMLMPKKDRIAIYELLFKEGVMVAKKDVHLPKHPELADKNVPNLHVMKAMQSLKSCGYVKEQFAWRHFYWYLTNEGIQYLRDFLHLPPEIVPATLRRQTRPETARPRPKGLEGERPARLARGEADRDTYRRSAAPPGADKKAEAGAGAATEFQFRGGFGRGRGQQPQ; the protein is encoded by the exons ATGGCCGCGCCCGAAGACAAGACGGACTCTGTTCTTGGCCTATGTACGGCAAACGTCACTTCCCGTTGTATAAATGTGCACAGTGCGCATGCTCCTTCCTTTCCGGCTCCGGTCCCCTATCAAGCTGCAGAG ATGTTGATGCCAAAAAAGGACCGCATTGCTATCTACGAACTCCTCTTCAAGGAGGGAGTTATGGTGGCCAAGAAGGATGTCCATCTGCCCAAGCACCCCGAGCTGGCAGACAAGAACGTGCCCAACCTCCACGTCATGAAGGCCATGCAG TCTCTGAAATCCTGTGGGTATGTCAAGGAGCAGTTTGCCTGGCGCCACTTCTACTGGTACCTGACCAATGAGGGCATCCAGTACCTGAGGGACTTCCTGCACCTGCCCCCTGAAATTGTGCCCGCTACCCTGCGCCGCCAGACCCGCCCCGAGACAGCCAGGCCACGACCCAAAG GTCTGGAAGGTGAGAGGCCCGCTCGTCTGGCCCGTGGGGAGGCTGACAGAGACACATACAGGCGCTCGGCAGCACCAC CTGGTGCTGATAAGAAGGCAGAGGCCGGCGCTGGAGCAGCTACTGAGTTCCAGTTC